A genome region from Penaeus chinensis breed Huanghai No. 1 chromosome 22, ASM1920278v2, whole genome shotgun sequence includes the following:
- the LOC125036890 gene encoding peroxisomal membrane protein 2-like, whose product MLAAVILERGMRSYNGCLFTRPLLTKACTSACTAALGDLLGQLITKQPNINLLSMARYASFGFVVTGPIAHYFYKILDMIVPPTAYGAALKRLLVDRFTFAPLLLLLSLYILSRLEGKSHATCTSEVKAKYWAALKMNWKVWTPVQYININYIPQQYRSLFANFVAVFWIMYLTNKRRQAMAKK is encoded by the exons ATGTTAGCGGCAGTTATCCTCGAAAGGGGGATGCGTTCCTACAATGGCTGCTTGTTCACACGCCCTCTTCTCACTAAGGCTTGCACAag TGCGTGTACAGCTGCCTTGGGAGACCTTCTTGGGCAGCTGATAACTAAGCAGCCAAATATCAACTTATTGAGCATGGCAAGATATGCTTCTTTTGG TTTTGTGGTGACAGGACCCATCGCTCACTATTTCTACAAGATTCTGGATATGATCGTGCCACCAACAGCATATGGTGCAGCCCTCAAGCGCCTTCTGGTGGATAGGTTTACATTTGCTCCTCTGCTGCTCTTGCTTTCCCTGTACATACTTTCCAGGCTTGAG GGAAAAAGTCATGCCACATGCACCAGTGAAGTTAAGGCAAAGTACTGGGCAGCTCTTAAGATGAACTGGAAAGTCTGGACTCCAGTGCAGTACATCAACATCAACTACATTCCACAGCAG TATCGGTCGCTCTTCGCCAATTTTGTGGCCGTGTTTTGGATTATGTACCTCACCAACAAGAGGAGGCAGGCAATGGCAAAAAAGTAA